GATCGCCTTGAGGTACGCCATCACATCCTTGACCTCGCGGCGGTCGTAGAACTTCGGCCCGCCGATCACTTGATACGGAACCCCGTAGCGGACCAACACCTCTTCGAGAACCCGGGACTGGGCATGCGTGCGATAGAAGATCGCGGCGTCCGCAAGCCGCAGCCCTTCGTCTTCCAGCGTCCCCAGATGCTCCGCGATGAACGCCGCCTCGTCGTGCTCATCCTCGGCCCGGTAGAGGGTGACCGGCTCTCCGGTGCCGAGATCCGTCCACAGGTGCTTGGGTTTGCGCCCCGAGTTGTTGCCGATCACCGAATTGGCCGCGTCGAGGATCGTCTGCGTCGACCGATAGTTGCGGTCGAGCACCACGACCTGCGCATCGGGATAGTCGCGCTCGAACTCGAGGATGTTGCGTATGTCGGCGCCGCGAAATGCGTAGATACTCTGGTCCGAGTCTCCTACCACACAGAGATTGCGATGCTTGCCGGCAAGGAGCTGCACGAGCCGGTACTGGGCGCGGTTCGTGTCCTGGTATTCGTCGACGAGGATGTACCGAAACCGGTCCTGGTAATGCTCGAGCACCTTGGGGAATGCCCCGAACAGCTCGACCGTGATCATCAGCAGGTCGTCGAAGTCCATCGCGGAGGCTTCGAGCAGCCTCCGTTGGTACATCCGGTAGACCTCGGCGACCTTCTGGTGGTATGGCCCTGATCCCTGCTCGGCGAACGACTCGAAATCGACCAACTCGTTCTTTGCGTTGCTGATTACCGCCCGAATCCCCTTGGGAGGGAACCGTTTCGGATCCAGGTCGAGGTCACGCACGCACCATTCCACCAGCCGTCGGGAGTCGAGTTCGTCGTAGATCGTGAACGCCGACTTGTATCCGAGCACGGCGGCGTCCCGGCGGAGAATCCGGACGCACGCAGAGTGAAACGTCGACACCCACATTCCCCGAGACACGCCACCGACCAAGCGGGCGACCCGCTCCTTCATCTCGTTGGCTGCCTTGTTGGTGAAGGTGATGGCGAGCACCGAGTAAGGCGACACCCCGAGGTCCTTGATCAGGTGGGCGACTCGATGGGTGAGGACGCGCGTCTTGCCCGATCCAGCCCCGGCCACCACCAGGACCGGACCCTCCGTGGTGGCCACCGCCTCCCGCTGCGACGGGTTGAGGCCCTCGAAAAGATCGGACTCGGGCATGGCCGAAGTGTAGGACGCACCTCCCCCGAGAATGCCAGCCATGTGATTAGGCCTCGCTTCGCTCGGCCCGCAATTGGCGATTGGCGATTGGCAAGACGGCCTCGCCTCGCTCGGCCCGCAATGCGCGAGGCGCCATGCGCTATGGCCGAGCGCAGCGAGGCCCTATCCGATCAGGTCGTGGATCACTGCGGCGAGGGCGCCCTTGCGCACGTCGTCCTTGTCGAGATATGCGTTGGCGCCAGCCTTGAGGGCGCGGCTCTGATCCTCGGCAGTGGCAGCCCCGGAGAGCATCACGATCGGCGCCTCGATCCCGAGGGCCCGAACGCGCCCGGCCAGGGTGGCACCATCCATGGTCGGAAGCACGTAGTCCATGACGATCGCATCGAACTCCTGCTCGGCCAGCACCGACAGGGCCTCAGTCGGACTGCCGGCGAGGTCGACTTCGAAGCCCGCAGACCCCAGCGCCCCGCCCACCACCTGGCGGGCGCCCCGCGAGTCGTCGATGACCAGGACGCGGCGACGAGGGCCGGCGGTCTTGCGCACGGCGCGCGCCCGCTCGGCGAGGCGGCTCGGGTCGACCAGCACCACGACGTCGCCGCCGCCCAGCATGGCGGCACCGGTCAGATGGGGCACTCCATCGAGAACAGGGCCTAGTTCCCGGGCGGCCACCTGTCGGCGTCCGAGTTCGGCGACGACCATGAACCCCACGGGACCCACCGGGCTCGAGACGACAAGGACCTTGGTGACCTCGGAGGTCTCGCGGAGGCCGACGGCCTCGGCGAATGTGGTCACGGGAACCGTCGAGCCCTGCCACGTCATCTCGGTGCGTTGCGGAGTCTCGACCAACTCGACAGCATCCATGGGGATCCGGTCGAGAACCGCAAGCTCCGGAATCCCCCACGTCTGCCCGGCGGCCACGATGAGCACGGCATCCTGCAGAGCCCGGCTGGTCGGCACGGTGATGGACACCCGGGTGCCCCGGCCGGGCTCCGTCTCGAGGGTCAGGCTCCCATGAAGGGCCTCGACCGCCTCCGCGACCACGGCGAGCCCCTGGCCGTCTCCAACCAGTTCGCTCGGCTGACTCGTCGAGAAGTTGGGAGCGAACAGCAACGACCGGAGTGCCTCGGTGTCGGCGATGTCCCCCTCCGGCAGCAGGCCGCGCCGTACCGCGGCGCGCTGCACCTTGTGCCAGTCGACACCCCGCCCATCGTCCTCGACGACGATCGAAAGGCGATGGTTTGCCGCCTCAGCCCTGAGGGAAATCGTCGCGGTCGGAGGCTTGCCCGCGGCTTGGCGCTCTTCCGGAGACTCCACCCCATGCTCGACCGCGTTGACCAACAGGTGGCGGAGGGCATCCGAGAGCCGCTCGAGCACCTGCCGGTCTGCGGTGTGCTGGTCCCCGACGAGCTCGAGCCGGATCTCCTTGCCGGCTTTGCGCGACACGTACCTGACGAGTTGGGGGAAAGTATTCGTGATCTCGTTGAGCGGCGCCGCCGCCAGATCGACAGCCCTGGTCTGCAGGTCGATCACGGCCTTCTCTGCTCCGGACACCATCGAGCCGAGACGGATGAGTGCGTCCTCGAGGGCTGCTGGATCATCGAGGCTCCGGGTGACGCTCCCCACCCCGGCGACGAGCGCCTCGGCGTCGACCCGTAGGGAACACACCTCGTTGATGAGCCTGAAGAGCTCGGCGGCGTTGACACGGGTGTTCTCGGCGAATGCCCAGGAGTCGAGGCTGCCCAGCAGGCCTCCCAGATCGCCGTAATCGTTGCTCGAGCCTCCGTCGGGGGCGAGTTCGGCGATGGCGAGGCGATCGATGGCCAGGAGGCGGCGCAGGTCGCGCATTCCGGTGGCGAGGCCGGGGGTGCCCGTCGATGGATCGGCGAGGACCGCTTCCTCGAGTTCGCGGGCCAGACGCTCCAGAGGATTGGCGATCGTCACGTCCGCCTCGATCTCACCCTCCCGCAGCGAGCGCCACACGTCTTCGAGCAGCTTGCCTGCGTCGGATACCGCGCTGTAACCCATCATCCGGGCCGTGCCCTTGATGGTGTGCCCCTCGCGCACCATGTCGGCGTAGAGGCTCTCACCGGGCTCGCCCGCGACAAGGCTGGTCGCGCCGGCGATGAGGCGTGCGGACCGTTCCTCAATCTCCCCGGCGAACAGCCTCTGCAGTTCGAGATCGTCGTTGAACGCGGCCAAAAGGTCACCTCGAGGGGGATTCGAATGCCTATTTGCT
The DNA window shown above is from Acidimicrobiia bacterium and carries:
- a CDS encoding response regulator, translated to MAAFNDDLELQRLFAGEIEERSARLIAGATSLVAGEPGESLYADMVREGHTIKGTARMMGYSAVSDAGKLLEDVWRSLREGEIEADVTIANPLERLARELEEAVLADPSTGTPGLATGMRDLRRLLAIDRLAIAELAPDGGSSNDYGDLGGLLGSLDSWAFAENTRVNAAELFRLINEVCSLRVDAEALVAGVGSVTRSLDDPAALEDALIRLGSMVSGAEKAVIDLQTRAVDLAAAPLNEITNTFPQLVRYVSRKAGKEIRLELVGDQHTADRQVLERLSDALRHLLVNAVEHGVESPEERQAAGKPPTATISLRAEAANHRLSIVVEDDGRGVDWHKVQRAAVRRGLLPEGDIADTEALRSLLFAPNFSTSQPSELVGDGQGLAVVAEAVEALHGSLTLETEPGRGTRVSITVPTSRALQDAVLIVAAGQTWGIPELAVLDRIPMDAVELVETPQRTEMTWQGSTVPVTTFAEAVGLRETSEVTKVLVVSSPVGPVGFMVVAELGRRQVAARELGPVLDGVPHLTGAAMLGGGDVVVLVDPSRLAERARAVRKTAGPRRRVLVIDDSRGARQVVGGALGSAGFEVDLAGSPTEALSVLAEQEFDAIVMDYVLPTMDGATLAGRVRALGIEAPIVMLSGAATAEDQSRALKAGANAYLDKDDVRKGALAAVIHDLIG
- the pcrA gene encoding DNA helicase PcrA → MPESDLFEGLNPSQREAVATTEGPVLVVAGAGSGKTRVLTHRVAHLIKDLGVSPYSVLAITFTNKAANEMKERVARLVGGVSRGMWVSTFHSACVRILRRDAAVLGYKSAFTIYDELDSRRLVEWCVRDLDLDPKRFPPKGIRAVISNAKNELVDFESFAEQGSGPYHQKVAEVYRMYQRRLLEASAMDFDDLLMITVELFGAFPKVLEHYQDRFRYILVDEYQDTNRAQYRLVQLLAGKHRNLCVVGDSDQSIYAFRGADIRNILEFERDYPDAQVVVLDRNYRSTQTILDAANSVIGNNSGRKPKHLWTDLGTGEPVTLYRAEDEHDEAAFIAEHLGTLEDEGLRLADAAIFYRTHAQSRVLEEVLVRYGVPYQVIGGPKFYDRREVKDVMAYLKAIVNPADPVAMKRIINVPKRGIGDTTVGHIDRMAESDGTSFYEALTRAGSNARLTARAANSIAEFVAVMNMLVGAAAEGPRAALQAVLADTGYLDELEREGSIEALSRAENLKELLSVATEFEDSGPMVDLGDERWDEMDGMRRLELFLESIALVSDVDALAESGAVTMMTLHNAKGLEFPAVFIAGLEEGVFPHMRSLGDPVQLEEERRLAYVGITRAQRRLFLTHATTRNLFGATNYNSPSRFLGEIPAKLMAEADKRVRRADREATAPRPTLGGEDVSRGDRIRHRQWGLGTVLAVDGFGDRAEATVRFDEAGEKRLLLAWAPLEPA